The genomic region CAGTATTCATTTCTAAACTAATTGCTGAGCAGGAAGATAGTGGTGCAAAATACCAAGTTGCACGTCAAGTGTTTGTTATTTTGGCTATTTTTGGAATCATATGTTTTCTTTTTTTAAGAATGTTTTCAAATAAGATAGCTTTTTTAATGGGAGATTTAGGGTTAACTACATTGCTTAAAAGCGTGGCATGGATGTTTCTTTTTATGCCAATTTTAGCTGTTGGTAGGGGATTCTATCAGGGAATTTTTGATATGAAGCCAACGGCAATTTCTCAAGTAACAGAACAGTTTATTAGGGTAGCGTTTATTATCTTTGTTGCAATGATATCTGTTTGTGATCACTGGAATGTGTATAAAATGGGAAGCTGGGCAATGTTTGCTTCGACTTTAGGAGCGATTGGAGCAAGTTTAAGTTTTGTCACATTTTATATAAAAACTATCTGGCGATATCCTAATGAAAAGAAAAAAAGTTATTTTACTTTAAGTAAAAGAATTTTTTCAGATGGATTGATTATATGCTTGTTTGCTTCGATGATGGTTTTATTACAATTGGTAGATTCGTTTACCATTAATAACTGTCTTGTATCATCAGGAATTGCTCCAGATGTTGCTAAAAATATTAAGGGTGTATATGATAGAGCTCAACCACTTGTTCAACTTGGAATGGTAATAGCGGTTAGTTTTTCATCTACTTTATTACCTGCACTGACTAATGCATTAAAAGAGGGGAAATTAGCAAGTTTTCGTCGCATTGCTAGAACATTAATGAGGGTTAGTGCTACAATTGCTGCAGCCGCTACAGGTGGCATGATTGTACTTATGAAATACATTAATGTGATGTTATTTGGAAGTGGTGAGTTATCTGGAACAATAGCAGTTTATGTGATAAGTGTATTAATAATTACGTTAATAAGCACATATAATTCTATACTTCAAAGTTTAAATCAATTTAAAATTACAGCAGTAGGGTTGATTTTAGCAGTTGTTATAAAGGCATTAACTAATTCGTTTATGATACGTAATTTTGGGATTGTTGGTGCTAGTTTGGCAACTATTTTAAGCCTATTTATTGCCTTATTAGTAGTATTATGGGCTTTACCAGCAAATGTTAAAAATTTATTTTTTAACGGGGATGGTTTTGTAAAAAAATTGATTTTATCAGTGTTTGTGATGTGTCTATGTGTATGGATGAGTTCCAATTTATTACAGTTATTTTTACCATTTGGACGTAAAGCAGCAGTAATGATCGTATTTGTTGCAATAGCTATTGGAATTATTACATTCTTATTTATGATTATATCTCAACGAATGTTTACAATAAGAGAATGGTTTTTGATTCCTGGTGGTAAAAAGATTATTAGTTTAGTAAAAAAATTAAAAATGGAAGGGTAAGTTATGCGATTAGATAAGTTTTTAAAAGTATCAAGAATTATTAAAAGACGTTCGGTTGCAAAAGATATTGCTGATCAAGGTAGAATTGACATAAATGGAAAAGTTGCTAAGTCATCATCAAATGTAAGCATAGGTGATGAGTTAACTATTAATTTTGGAAATAAAACATTAGTTGTTAAAATCGATAATATTAAAGATACTACTAAGAAAAATGAGGCAGAAGATTTATATACTGTTATTGAAGAAAAATATCAAGAAGATTATCGTATTTAAAATACATTTTTGTTATGATATTTGTTATAGTTTTAACTAAAGATAATCATGTTATTTAATAAGGAGATTAACATGGCGCAAGATAATAAATCGAAAAATGTAAAAATTTTAAATAAGGAATACTATAATCAACAAACAAGATTAACAGAAACGCAAAAATTACAGCTGGCAATGACTAAAAAACATCGATTGAGAATGTTAATTCTTTTGGGAGTAACTTTATTTTTTTCACTAATATTAGGTGCTCGCATTATTCAAAACAACATTCAGGCTGGGATTTTAAATAAAAAAGCAACACAAGCTAAAGTTGAATTAAAAGATGCTAAGAAACAGAATAAAGAATTAAAGCAACAAGTTGAACAATTAAAGGATTCTGATTATGTTGCAAAGATTATTCGCCAAAAATATTATTACTCTAAAGATGGTGAAACAATATACAGTTTACCAGGAGATAAGTCAAAGAGTATAACAGATAACTAAATTTAAATTTAGCATTTATTTAAAACAATAAACAGTGGTATACTAAAATAAATATCAGAAAGATCTTGGAGGATTAATTTTTCTTATGACAGTTGAAGTGGGAACGAAAGTTTCAGGCAAAGTTTCAGGAATTACAAACTTTGGTGCATTTGTGGATTTAGGCGAGAAACAAACTGGATTAGTGCATATCAGTGAAGTTTCTAATAATTATGTAAAAGATATTCATGATGTTTTAAAAGTTGGCGATGAAGTTCAAGTTAAAGTTCTTAAAATTGGTGACGATGGGAAAATTTCATTGTCAATTAAGCAAGCAATGCCCAAACCTAAGAAAAATGAATCAACTAGCCGACAAAATAATAACCATCAAGGAAATCATCAACGTTTCCACGGAAATAAATCAAATCATCAAAATCATTCAAAGAAAGATTTTGATACATTATTAGCTGGATTTTTAAAGGAAAGCGATGAACGCTTAACTTCTCTAAAACGAAATACTGATGGTAAGCGCGGTGGTCGTGGCGGTCGTCGAAGCTAGAAGCTAGAAAACAGAGGTTGTGATATTTACAACCTCTGTTTTTACATTCAATATTTGGTCTTTATTTAATGTGAGGAAATCTTATGAAAATCGATAACTTTAATAACCATTTTCGAAAGTTTAATTTGGAACAAAAAAAAGTACTTGTAGCTGTATCAACCGGAGTAGATTCTATGAGTTTATTAAAACTATTAATGGATTTACCTGTAAAAAGCCGTCCCAAAATTGAAGTTGCATATGTTGATCACAAATTACGAAAGCAAAGTATAGTTGAAACAGAATTTATTCAAAAATTTTGTAAAAAAAATAATTTGAAACTGCATCAAACTGTTTGGCAAAAGAAATTTCATCCTAAATTAGGAATTGAAGAACAGGCGCGTAATTTTCGATATTCTTTTTTTGAAAAGGTTATGGATGAGAATAATATTAAATATTTAATGACAGCACATCATGCTGATGATCAAGCAGAAACTTTTTTAATGAAACTAGTTCGTGGTGGCCAACTTCAACAACTGGTAGGAATAGAAAGTTTACGTGATTTTGCAGATAATAAGTATATTATTAGGCCTTTATTACCCTTTTCTAAATTAGAAATTTTAAATTTTGCACAAAGGAATCAAATTAAATATTTCGAAGATGAAACGAATGCAATGGATGATGCTTTGCGAAATCGTATACGTCATCAAATAATCCCATTATTAAAAAAGGAGAATCCAAAATTTTTAGAACATATCCAAGAGTATGAATCTCAAATAAAGATAGCTCTATCCTGTCAAGAATTGGAGCAGCAAAGAATAGTAGAAAAATTGAGAGATTCTGATGGATATAATTTGGAATTGTTTTCTCAATTAAATGCTAATCAACAAGAATTAGTTATGAAACAAATTTTAAAGTTAACTGATATTCCGATAAATCAGCATCAAGTAACTGAAATTATACAATTTTTATTAAATTTGAATAAACCGCAAGGAATTTATCAAATAAATCAAGAAAAACAATTGCGAAAAGAATATCAAACTTTTAAAATTGAATGTAAGAATAAAAAAACTATTAAAAAAGAATTAGCAATTTTGTTATCACTAAACCAATGGATTAAATATGAAGATTTTAAAATTGGAATTTTTTCTAAGGATAAAGTAGTAATTGAAAAAACAGATAAAACCATTGGTCTATCTAATTGTCCGTCTAAATTAGTTTTACGATTTCGAAAACCAAAAGACTATTTTGAAATCAATGGCATGCATAAAAAGTTAAGACGCTATTTTATCGATAATAAGATACCTTCAGAAGATCGTCAGACGATGCCTTTGATTGCAGATGGGAATTTGATATATGCTGCTTTAAATCCACAGCAGTTGTATTTGTCACATTTTAGCGAAAATGCTACAATTCGATACACAATAGTAATAAAGAAGTACAGAAAGAGGTAAAAACATGAACAACGATATTTTGAAAGTTCTTTATAGTAGAGAACAAATTCAAGATGTTACTAAAAAATTAGGTAAACAAATCACTAAAGATTTTGCTGGTAAAGATCCACTTGTAGTATGCATTTTAAAAGGTGCAGCTGTGTTTTATTCAGATATTGTACGTGAGATTGATACATATTGTGAATTAGATTTTATGGATGTTTCAAGTTATGGAAATGAAACAGTTTCATCTGGAAATGTAAAAATTATTAAAGATTTGGATACATCAGTTGAAGGAAGAAACGTACTTATTATCGAAGATATCATTGATACAGGTCGAACACTTCAATGTTTGGTTGATTTATTTCAAAGTCGCAATGCTGCCTCTGTTAAAATCTGTACTTTATTAGATAAACCAGATCGTCGTGTTGAAGGTATTGAAACAGATTATTATGGATTTAAAGTTCCTAATGAATTTGTAGTAGGTTATGGTTTAGATTATTCAGGTCATTATCGTAATTTACCATATGTTGGTGTTTTAAAACCTGAAGTTTATGCTAAGAATGAAAATGGTCAAAATTAGTCAAGTATGATATGATTAATCTTGATAACATTTTAGTTATTTATTGGTGCCTAAGGAGGAAATAAATGAATAATAACAACAAAAAGAATGGATTATTCAGAAATAGTCTTTTCTATATTGTGATTTTCCTTGGAATTATGGGAGCTGTCTATTACTTCACTGGAGGCAATAGCAATTCTCAAACTCAACAAATTCAGTCCAGTACATTTATGTCTGAGATGAAGAAGGATAATGTGCGTAAGTTTACGTTAGAGCCTTCAGGGAGTGTTTATAAGGTAACTGGTGAATATCGTAAACCAGTTACAGTTAAAAATAAAAAGAATACTTTAACAGGCGCAACGGAAAGTACTAAAGTTAAGAGCTTTACAACAAATATTGTGACTAATGGTGATACTGTAAACCAAGTCATGGATTATGCACAAAAGAATCATGTTACAAATAATGCAAAAGAAGAACAATCAAGTAATATTTGGATGCAACTTCTTTTAACATTACTTCCAGTAGTCTTCATGATTTTCTTCTTCTATCTAATGATGGGAAATGCTGGTGGCCAAGGCGGAAGCGGACGTATGATGAATTTTGGCAAGTCAAAGGCTAAGCCAATTAATAAGAGTCAAAATAAGGTTCGTTTCTCAGATGTAGCCGGTGCAGAAGAGGAAAAACAAGAGTTAGTTGAAGTCGTTGAATTTTTACGTGATCCAAAGAAGTTTAGAAAATTAGGAGCACGAATTCCATCTGGAGTATTACTTGAAGGACCTCCAGGAACAGGTAAAACTTTATTAGCTAAAGCCGTGGCTGGTGAAGCTGGCGTGCCATTCTTCTCAATTTCAGGTTCAGATTTCGTTGAAATGTTTGTTGGTGTTGGGGCAAGCCGTGTTCGTGATTTATTTGAAAATGCTAAGAAGAATGCTCCATCAATTATCTTCATTGATGAAATTGATGCTGTTGGTCGTCGTCGTGGAAATGGTATGGGCGGTGGCCATGATGAACGTGAACAAACATTGAACCAATTATTGGTTGAAATGGATGGGTTCGAAGGCGATGAAGGCGTAATTGTAATGGCTGCTACAAACAGATCTGATGTTTTAGACCCAGCCTTACTTCGTCCTGGTCGTTTTGATCGTAAAATTCTTGTTGGTAGACCAGATGTTAAGGGCCGTGAAGCTATCTTAAAGGTCCATGCAAAAGGAAAACCATTGGCCAAAGATGTTGACTTGAAGATGGTTGCTAAGCAAACACCAGGATTTGTTGGTGCTGATTTAGCTAACTTGTTAAATGAAGCTGCATTATTAGCTGCAAGAAGAAATAAAAATGAAATTGATGCTTCTGATGTTGATGAAGCAGAGGATCGTGTAATTGCTGGTCCAGCAAAACGTGATCGAGTTGTAAGTGAAAAAGAACGACGGACAGTTGCATTCCACGAAGCTGGTCATACAATTGTTGGTTTAGTTTTAAATGACGCACGTGTTGTGCATAAGGTAACAATTGTACCACGTGGTCGTGCAGGTGGTTATGCAATAATGCTTCCTAGAGAAGACCAAATGTTAAACTCAAAGAAAGATTTGACAGAACAAATTGCCGGTTTAATGGGTGGTCGTGCTGCGGAAGAAATTATTTTCAATCAACAGTCATCTGGTGCTGCAAACGATTTCCAACAAGCAACACAATTAGCACGTGCTATGGTTACTGAATACGGAATGAGTGAAAAATTAGGTCCTGTTCAGTACGAAGGACAAGCAAATATGCAACCAGGAGAATTTGATGGACAACATAGTTACTCTGGAAAAGTTGCTAACTTAATTGACGAAGAAGTAATGCGTTTGTCAAATGAAGGAATGGAAACTGCTAAGAGAATTATTCAAGAACACCGCGAACAACATAAAATTATTGCAGAAGCATTATTAAAATATGAAACTCTTGATGAAAAGCAAATCTTAAGTTTATATAAGACAGGTAAAATGCCAGTTGAAAATGAATTTCCTAGTGAAAAATCGGGATCATTTGAAGAAGCTAAAAAAGCCTTAGAACGAAAAGATGCACAACGCCAAAAGATTGATGAACAAGAGGTTGCTGAAGAGAAAAAAGCTGATAAACGTGATGATCAGGCTTTACCAACTCAAACTTTCTATCCAAGCAATCAAAACGACGTAGAAAAACATCAAGACAAAGATAATAAGGATTAATTAAAACTTATTATAAAAAATAGAGGATGTACATTTTTGTACGCCTCTATTTTTATTGATATATATTTTTTAATATTATTTTTGAAATCTGAATTTTAATCATGATAAAATAATAGTTTGAGTAAGAAAGGAAATTAATATGAGTGATTATTTAGTTAAAAGTTTAGCATTTGATGGGCAAATTCGTGCATATGCAGTTGATGCAACTGAAACAGTGAGAAAAGCACAAGAATTACACGATACATGGAGTGCAGCTTCAGCAGCATTAGGACGTAGTTTAATTGGAACATTATTATTATCATCTGCTTCATTGCAAGATGATGAAAAAATGACCGTAAAGATTAATGGAAATGGACCAGTTGGTGGTATTGTTATTGACGGAAATGCAAAGGGTACAGTTAAAGGATATGTGCAACATCCTCATGTGCATTTACCATTAAATGATAAGAATAAAATTGATGTAAAAGGTGCAGTAGGAACAAATGGTTTTTTAGCGGTAACTAAAGATTTAGGACTAAAAGAACCATTTACTGGTCAAGTTCCTTTAGTGTCTGGAGAATTAGGAGAAGACTTTACTTATTATTTAGCAAAGTCAGAACAAATCCCTTCATCTGTTGGATTATCAGTATTTGTGAACAATGATAATACAATTAAAACAGCAGGTGGATTTATGTTGCAAGTTATGCCAGGTGCTAAAGATGAGGTTTTGAGTAAAGTTGAACAAAAATTAAATGAAATTCCAATGGTATCTGAAATGATGCAACAGGGTATGACACCTGAAGATATGTTATATGAAATTTTAGGTAAAGATAATGTTAAAATTTTAGATAAAATGGAAGTTAGTTATAAATGTGATTGTTCACGCGACCGTTTTTACAATATTATAAAAACATTACCTAATGATCAAATAAAAGAAATGATTGATGAGGATCATGGTGCAGAAGTCATTTGTCATTTTTGCGGTAAGAAGTATAAATTTACTGAAGATGAATTAAAGAAATGTATAAAAAAATAGAAAGGAAAAAATTATGGAGTGGAAAATTGGTGATATAACAATTCCAAATCAAGTCGTGGTAGCTCCCATGGCTGGAGTTACTAACGTTGCATTTAGATTAATTTGTAAAGAATTTGGAGCAGGACTAGTTGTGTGTGAAATGATTTCAGATAAAGGAATTCATTTTAGAAATAAAAAAACATTAGGAATGTTATTTGTAGATGAAACTGAACATCCTGTTAGTGTACAGATTTTTGGCGGTTCAAAGGATTCCTTAGTTGAAGCAGCACAGTTTGTTGCTGAAAATACAAATACTGATATTATTGACATAAATATGGGTTGTCCTGTACCTAAGGTTACAAAAACTGATGCTGGTGCACATTGGTTACTAGATCCTGATAAAATTTATGAGATGGTAAGTGCGGTGACTAAAGTTGTAAAGAAACCAGTAACAGTTAAAATGCGTACAGGTTGGGATGATGATCACATTTTAGCAGTTGAAAATGCTTTGGCAGCTGAAGAAGGTGGAGCAGCTATGCTTGCTATGCATGGTAGAACACGTAAACAACTTTATTCTGGCCATGCAGATTGGGGAATTTTAAAAGAAGTAAAGGATAATTTGAAGAAAATTCCTTTTGTTGGAAATGGTGATGTGACAACTCCACAAGAAGCTAAGAAAATGCTAGATGAAGTAGGTGCAGATGCTGTAATGATAGGTCGTGCAGCATTGGGTAATCCTTGGATTGTTAAACAAACAACTCATTATTTAGAGACTGGTGAAATTTTGTCTGAACCAACACCTGATGAAAAAATTGAAGTTGCTAAAGAACATTTACATCGATTAGTTAAAGTTAAGGGTGAAAAAATTGGTCCAAGAGAATTTCGCTCTCAAGCTGCATATTATATTAAGGGAATTCCACGTGCAGCTCGTACAAAAGCAGCTTTAAATTCTGCTGATACTGAAGAAGAAATGATAGAAATTTTTGATCAGTTCTTAGCTGATACGAAAGAACGTATGAATGTAAAAAGAAAATAGTTAAATAATTATGATATAATAATTCAGAGACAGAAATTAAGAAAAGAGGATTATCAATGAGCAACGAACAGTCAATGAACGATCAACTTAGAGTTCGTAGACAAAAAATGCAAGAACTTCGCGATGAAGGAATTGATCCATTTGGTCATAGATTTGAACGTGATGCAATGAATGCTGATTTGCATGAAAAATATGGTGATATGACAAAAGAAGAATTGAATGATTCTGGAATTACAGCCACAATTGCTGGTCGAATGGTCGGTAAACGTGGAAAAGGGAAAGTTGGTTTTGCTGATTTACAAGATCGTACAGGAAAAATGCAACTTTATATCCGTAAAGACGTGGTTGGTGAAGAACAATATCACATTTTTAAACGTGCTGATTTAGGAGATTTCCTTGGAATTACAGGTGAAGTTATTAAAACTGATATGGGAGAGTTGACATTACGAGTTACTAAATTAACTTTCCTTTCGAAAGCTTTACGTCCTTTGCCAGACAAGTATCATGGTTTGCAAAATATTGAACAAATTTATCGTCAACGTTATCTAGATTTAATTACAAATAGAACAAGTTATGATCGTTTTGTAAATCGAACAAAAATCATAAAAGCAGTGCGTGACTATTTAGATAATGAAGGCTTTATTGAGGTAGAAACACCAATTTTGAATAATCAAGCTGGTGGTGCTGCTGCACGTCCATTTATTACACACCATAATGCATTAGATATTGATTTATATTTGCGTATTGCCTTAGAATTGCCATTGAAACGATTAATTGTTGGTGGTATGGAACGCGTATATGAATTGGGCCGAGTATTTAGAAATGAAGGAATCGATACTCGTCATAATCCAGAATTTACATCATTAGAAACATATGCTGCATATTGGGATTTCAATGATGTAATGAATGAAACAGAAGGAATTTTTAAAGCAGCTGCTAAAGTGGTTTCTGATAATGGGATTATTACATACCAAGGACAAGAAGTTAATTTAGACAAACCATTTAAACGTGTTCACATGGTAGACTTAATTAAAGAAGTTACTGGTGTTGATTTCTGGAAAGAAATGAGTGTAGAAGAAGCTCAAAAAATAGCAGATGAACATAATGTTCGCTATGAACCATATTGGGGAGTTGGCCATATTATAAACGAATTCTTTGAAGAATTTTGTGAAGATAAATTAGTAGATCCAACTTTTGTATATGGACACCCTGTAGAAGTTTCTCCATTAGCAAAGAAAAATGAAAAAGATCCTCGATTTACTGATCGATTTGAATTATTCATTCTAGGTGGGGAATATGCTAATGCTTTCACTGAATTAAATGATCCTGTTGACCAACGTCAAAGATTTGAAGCTCAAGTTCAAGAACGTGAGAATGGAAATGATGAGGCAGAAAGTATTGATGAAGATTATCTAGAAGCAATGGAATATGGAATGCCTCCAACTGGTGGATTAGGTGTCGGAATTGATCGATTGGTTATGTTGTTAACTGATGCACCATCAATTCGTGATGTATTATTATTCCCAACAAGAAGACCTGAAAAATAGCATTTAAAGAGATTACAATTGTAATCTCTTTTTTTTATAAAAATGCTTGACAGTAGTTCATTTAAAATGATAGACTATAAAAGTTGTCAGATGAAAAGGTAATTGATTTTTTTAATAAAAAAAAGATGTTGACAATTATTGATTCGTCTGATAACATAATAAATGTTCCGTTGATAAGGAATTTATAAAATAGATCTTTGAAAACTGAATATGTTTCGATGAACAAATGTGCAGGGCAATTCATGAAAATGAATGCAAAAACATTTGCGAAGTCAATTCGCTAGTAAAATTTATGAGTCACAAAACTTTTAAAATGAGAGTTTGATCCTGGCTCAGGACGAACGCTGGCGGCGTGCCTAATACATGCAAGTCGAACGAGAAAATCTTACACCGGATGCTTGCATCCACCGTAAGAATTTCGAGTGGCGGACGGGTGAGTAACACGTGGGTAACCTGCCCAAAAGAAGGGGATAACATTTGGAAACAAGTGCTAATACCGTATAACCATGACAAGCGCATGCTTGTGATGTGAAAGATGGTTCTGCTATCGCTTTTGGATGGACCCGCGGCGTATTAACTAGTTGGTGAGGTAAAGGCTCACCAAGGTGATGATACGTAGCCGAACTGAGAGGTTGATCGGCCACAATGGGACTGAGACACGGCCCATACTCCTACGGGAGGCAGCAGTAGGGAATCTTCCACAATGGGCGCAAGCCTGATGGAGCAACGCCGCGTGAATGAAGAAGGTCTTCGGATCGTAAAGTTCTGTTGTTAGAGAAGAACACGTGTGAGAGTAACTGTTCATGCGTTGACGGTATCTAACCAGCAAGTCACGGCTAACTACGTGCCAGCAGCCGCGGTAATACGTAGGTGGCAAGCGTTGTCCGGATTTATTGGGCGTAAAGGGAACGCAGGCGGTCTTTTAAGTCTGATGTGAAAGCCTTCGGCTTAACCGGAGATGTGCATTGGAAACTGGAAGACTTGAGTGCAGAAGAGGAGAGTGGAACTCCATGTGTAGCGGTGAAATGCGTAGATATATGGAAGAACACCAGTGGCGAAAGCGGCTCTCTGGTCTGTAACTGACGCTGAGGTTCGAAAGCGTGGGTAGCGAACAGGATTAGATACCCTGGTAGTCCACGCCGTAAACGATGAATGCTAGGTGTTGGAGGGTTTCCGCCCTTCAGTGCCGCAGCTAACGCAATAAGCATTCCGCCTGGGGAGTACGACCGCAAGGTTGAAACTCAAAGGAATTGACGGGGGCCCGCACAAGCGGTGGAGCATGTGGTTTAATTCGAAGCAACGCGAAGAACCTTACCAGGTCTTGACATCTTTTGACCACCTGAGAGATCAGGTTTTCCCTTCGGGGACAAAATGACAGGTGGTGCATGGCTGTCGTCAGCTCGTGTCGTGAGATGTTGGGTTAAGTCCCGCAACGAGCGCAACCCTTGTTGTCAGTTGCCATCATTCAGTTGGGCACTCTGGCGAGACTGCCGGTGACAAACCGGAGGAAGGTGGGGATGACGTCAAGTCATCATGCCCCTTATGACCTGGGCTACACACGTGCTACAATGGACGATACAACGAGTCGCGAAATCGCGAGGTCAAGCTAATCTCTTAAAGTCGTTCTCAGTTCGGATTGCAGGCTGCAACTCGCCTGCATGAAGTCGGAATCGCTAG from Ligilactobacillus cholophilus harbors:
- the lysS gene encoding lysine--tRNA ligase, with the protein product MSNEQSMNDQLRVRRQKMQELRDEGIDPFGHRFERDAMNADLHEKYGDMTKEELNDSGITATIAGRMVGKRGKGKVGFADLQDRTGKMQLYIRKDVVGEEQYHIFKRADLGDFLGITGEVIKTDMGELTLRVTKLTFLSKALRPLPDKYHGLQNIEQIYRQRYLDLITNRTSYDRFVNRTKIIKAVRDYLDNEGFIEVETPILNNQAGGAAARPFITHHNALDIDLYLRIALELPLKRLIVGGMERVYELGRVFRNEGIDTRHNPEFTSLETYAAYWDFNDVMNETEGIFKAAAKVVSDNGIITYQGQEVNLDKPFKRVHMVDLIKEVTGVDFWKEMSVEEAQKIADEHNVRYEPYWGVGHIINEFFEEFCEDKLVDPTFVYGHPVEVSPLAKKNEKDPRFTDRFELFILGGEYANAFTELNDPVDQRQRFEAQVQERENGNDEAESIDEDYLEAMEYGMPPTGGLGVGIDRLVMLLTDAPSIRDVLLFPTRRPEK